In the Gorilla gorilla gorilla isolate KB3781 chromosome 1, NHGRI_mGorGor1-v2.1_pri, whole genome shotgun sequence genome, GTGCCCAGAGTTTGCAGAACCACCTGGGAGGGCACAGCCCCCTGACACgtactgcctggcctgggactgagATCCTGCGCCTGGAGGGAAGGCATCCACGGCGAGGTGCCTTCGATGTGGTGCATACTCCCTAAAACATTCTTCCTTCCCTGTGTTTGTACATTGAGTAAAATAAAGGACTTTCGGGGTCTCTGAAGTAGTCATGATTATTTCATAAATTGTTGATTATTTCAtgattacttattttttaacccaccacaaaacaaaaacatgtaaaaatccagattaaaatagaaataaactacTAGTTACCCATATCCCCATTGTcttaaaataatgagaatatccacaaatttccttttgttattattattaccattattatcgAGGAAGGTTTTGGTTAAAGATAATGGCTTTACGTTATATTTTCAATTGAGGCCTTActttctttaattcattttaatgtattaaattaatttaatacaTTGAATAGgttaatacattaaaattaaataaattaaaatttattttaatgttttaaaattattaaatttaatgtaatgaatttattaatgtattattaaatttaatGTCTTAAAACAATGTTTCATCATATAATAGGTTCAAGTTTACTTAATCAGACCTTGttagatatttaaattgtttctaaGTTATGCTGTGATAATCACCTTTATTTATATAGCTCCCCTACCCaccattttgcaattttttttttgaataggtTCTATGAAGTGGACCCATTGGGCCAAAGAGTTGAATCATCTAATGCTTTTGATGATACATATTCCCACATTCCTTGAATTGTTTCCTAAAAGGATTTTTGtctatttatattcccaccaactgtAGTACACTCTTTAGCACTGGGTTCaggatttattatttaaaagtgaCCATTTAATAGAGGATGGTCTGTTCACCATGGATGAAGATGCCACGTTATTGTactattatctctctctctctctctccctttcttctgtcCTTCCTCCTTTTTGACTTCCTGTGAGGTAGAAGGGTTTTCCACCTGTTACCCACAGCTGAAGGGGTTTCCACCTGTTACCACAGTCCCCAGTGCTCTAAACTAGACTTTCAGAGGCTCCTGGCATCCAGTGAGTACCTCTCTGCAGGGATCTAGAGTATGGGAACCTCAGTGCCTCAGAAGACCCTGAGACCCCAAGGTCTCCTCATGTCACACCTGGAAAACGAGGGGGTGGTGCCTTAAATGCTCCGCCTACTTCACGTATTCTAAAAGCCTGCTCTGTCACCAGCTGACTGTACAGACTCAGTCTGGTGGGGtcccagttattttttctttgacatattttggacTCTCTATACTTGCCATACCCTTCGCTGTCTGAACCATCCTTCAGGCTCAGAAGGATGAGAGCTAGTTTTGTGTAATGGTTCCATAGGGAGCCATCCCAGATTTGGCTCTTCGGTTATCTATTACGATGATAGCAGGGAATCCTTAAATGCTGTTCACCGTATCGCTGCTTATGTGCAGTGCACCGAAACAATTCACAACTGGTTTGTCTGTGCGTCAAAGCTCTGTCATCTGCTTGGCCACGGGGGCATGCTTGTGACCTTCTAGGCAATCAGGTTCCTCTCCTGGTGAAAATAAGAATATCCTTGTGCCCAACCTGTCAACAAGCTGGGTATGCAACTGGCCCAAGACCTTACTGAATGGCGGGGTGGGGGGCACTAGGAGAGGATGGGACATATTCTGAGGCATTGTAGAGGCTGGCGAGATGAGAGTGGCTGAGACGGtgagtgggtccctgatcccaggCCTTGAAGTCTTGATTCTTACAGTTCTCCCTTTAATCCTATGCCCTGTTCCCAAACCCTTCTCAGCATGAGCTGATAAATTCTGTTTTGTGAATTAAGCTAGTTTGACATGGACTTTCTCTAACTACTTGTAAATAATCTCCACTAACACATCAGCTATGAAGGCTTTCCCTATTCATTCCTAATTGAGGTCCCAGATATGTACAATATCTAGTTTTTTGtacttaagtttttattttgaaattttatagatTCACAGAGTGTTGCAAAAATAGAGGTTTCATGTACCCTTCACTGGGATTCTTCCACTAGTGACATGTTATGTAACTATAGTTCAGTATTAGAGCCAGGTAACAGATAGTGGTATAATCTGTAACTcctttttgaatgtttttaaaagaatgtctAACTGTATGCTTACAGATGTCAAAGCCTGACTCCTGTGGTCAGGAGATTTACAGGCTAAGAAGAATTACACAAAGCAATGAAGTTCAGGTGTGATGAGTGTTACACTGCGGTGGGTGTGGGGTGCTCCTTCACCAACTCACTATGTCCCTGTAAACCTGGCACTTGGCATttgttaactctttttttttttgagatggagtctcgctcctctcatgcaagctggagtgcagtggtgcgatctcagctcactgtaacctccatctcctgggttcaagtgattctccttcttcagcttcccgagtagctgggattacaggcgtgcgccacgcccagctaatttttgtatttttagtagagacggggttttgccatgttggccaggttggtctcgaactcctgacctcaggcgatccacctgcctcggcctcccaaaagtgctaggattacaggcatgagccaccgtgcctggcctggcatTTGTTAATTCTTTAGCCTCACGACAACTTCGTAACAGCAGTACTGTTAGCATCATCACTCCTTTTGCAAAGAGaggaaaactgagacacaaagaagttaagcaacttgcttaAGGTTACAAGGTGTTAGGGAGCAGAGATAGAGTTTCATTAAACCCATGCAGCCTGTACTGAGAGCCCTTCTGCATAAGCATTATGCAACAGGACTAACAGAAAGGTAGTACAACGCCTTTTCCTGAGCCTTCCTGGACCTTTCACCAAGATTCTACTCCTCTTTCTCCCTCATACCATCTCTTTCCTGCTTCCTGGGGTTAGACACTTTCACAGCTGCAACCATATTTATGGATCTCTCAGGCTTTGCTCTAACACCGCCTGGCATTACCTGGGTACACCCTTCAGAGGTGGGCACCTGCCTCTAAGCAGCAGGTGGGGTCAGAGGGAAAGTCAGTTCTCAAAGGTTGTTGAGAGTGCAGGGTTCTAGCCTCACTTCTCAGGGATTGCTTGTTGGTGGTTTAGTGCtgtaaaacaacaaacaaaacaaatcaaaacccaCCAGAAACACCAGGAGAAGTCTTGCACAGCAGAGGAACACGTTTACTTGTCAGTTCATGGTTTCAGTCTCCAGCCCCACAGCGTTATAcatggtggaggtggcagtggtggtggggtTGGGTAGTGCCCACAGTGCCTCACTctgggggagggcagggaggtgggCAAGCATGTGGGCAGGATGAAGGGCATTTAGGAGGACAGGGCTtggtgcagggctggggagggcaggATGAAGGAGACTGCGAGGGGCAGGGCGGGCACTTGGGTGGTGCTGGACTCTTTTCCCGTGGGCACTTTTCAGAGCAGCGTTGCAGCAGCTTCTTTAAACAGCTGGGCTGGCATTTGGACTCACACTTTTGTTCACACTTGGGATCGCAGTTCTTGGGCTCAGTCTTGGGGTCATTTGATTTACTTTTATCATCACTCGACattgtttcttgattttctgaGCCCTGCAAAGAAATGTGAGATGCACTGTAGGTGGGAGAGGATACCTACAGGCTTCTTACAGCTTATCTTTGTACTTAAGAAAGTCTTCCCTGAGATGCAGTCAGGGTCTAGATCGTCTTCTCATTTAGGGCCGCCCTCATCCTTGTATGAGTTTGAGATAGCATTTCTTAATCTCTCCACCCTTAACTCTGCTTTCTTTTCACTTATTCTTGCTTCCATGCCATAGACTCTAGTAGGAGTTCTTAACCTATGGTTTtggaccccccacctcccccaccccactgaAACTGTATTTCAGTAGAGTTGGTGTCTCTGTAACTCCATATGttgtatttaattcatttagaaACATGATTCCAAGGAGTCCCTAAGTTTGACCAGATTGCTCAAGGCATTCATGGCACAATAGAAGTTTCGCTCCTCTAAGGCCACTTCCTGTTCCTCTGAAGATAGGTGGGAGGTACACTAGCAGACTTGGGGGCCTAGGACACTGCTTTCAATCCTGTGTCCCACCTAAGTTCCCTGAACCTTGAGAATTGCTTTCTTTACTAGAGGCCATGGGAGGGAAAGTAATTTAATCCCTGCCATGAGTGGGTTCCCATGAGCTACTCTAGAACTGCCCACTGCTTTGCCTCCATCCAGGTTCTGATAAATAATAGGGTAAGGGAAGAAATCAGGAGATGAACCACGAAATTCCAATTTCTCTGAAAATCTGAATGATAGAGCCACAAAATGTGATTTTCAGAAGGGGATTCCTTTTCTCTCCTGTTGAGTTTTGCCCTGAGCTAGGCATTTCTGTACGGACAGTTTAACTCCTAGATATGGACAGGGATTTTCAGTCCCTCACAATACTTCAAGTTGGATCTAATTGGTTatacttctttgatttcttttaacaatataaaaataacattttaaattttgttttaaaatcagtatAGCTCTCTGGGGAGGCATATTATTAAGTTGAACTCTAAAATTGTTGAGACTCTATTCCAAGGTGAAGCACACACCAGTTCTTACCACTGAAAATAGCAGGACACTTTCATTCAAACATGACTTTCCCAACCCTGCTCAGTGCGTGGGGTACTTCAGGTCACTCCCAGGACAGAAGAGGCCAAAGAGTGGCCACTTCCACCTGTCCAAATGCAACTTACCCCTCTGTGTTGGTGGTGAACTTGACAAGCAGTT is a window encoding:
- the LELP1 gene encoding late cornified envelope-like proline-rich protein 1 → MSSDDKSKSNDPKTEPKNCDPKCEQKCESKCQPSCLKKLLQRCSEKCPREKSPAPPKCPPCPSQSPSSCPPQPCTKPCPPKCPSSCPHACPPPCPPPE